The genomic DNA TTGAACGGATGGCCATCCCAGAGGGTGAGGACGCGGGTGTTGAAATCACCCGGGGGCGCGAAGCCGCGCACCCCCAGGTAGGTGTAGGTCCGATCGTCGGAGACGAAGATGCCGCGCACGGCGCTCAGGGCCTCGGCGAGCGTGGTGTAGCCGAAGGCACGCAGCTCCTCCTGGGAAATGACGGAGGTGGAGGCGGGCGCCTCGTCCACGCTCAAGAGATTCTTGGACGCCGCGCGCACCGGGGGCGGCACGTAGCGCAGGTCCGCGTGGACGCGCGTCTCCGCGTCCGCGTGCACCTGGACGCGCTGGTTCACGGGGCTCACGTCCCGGCTCTCCACCTCCAGGGTGTGCTCGCCTTGCGTGAGGGTGAGCACGGTGGGGGTGAAGCCCATGGGGCGTCCGTCCACTCGCACCGTGGCGTTGTCGCGATTGGCGGTGACGATGAGGCGTCCGGTGGGCGTGGGGCGCGGACTGAGCGCCACCGAGAAGGGCACGTCGTCATCGGCGACCACGTCCACCATCACCTGGGCCGGGGTGTGGTCGGGAGCGCTCACGTACAGCACGTGCTGGCCCGGGGTGAAGCGCAGGGTGCCGGGGACCCGTCCGAGCACGGGGCCGTCCGCGGACGCGCGTATCTGGGCGCCCACGGGCGTCCCCGTGATCCGCACCGTGCCGGTGATGAGCTCCAGGGTGAAGGCCTGCTGCTCGGCGCTTCCGCGTGTCAGCTCCACCGTCACCGTGGCGCGGCGATAGCCCTCCTTGCGCACCATCACCTCGTGGCGCCCGGGCGGCAGCGCGAGCATCTGGGGCGAGAGCCCCCGTGCGCCCAGATCCTCCCGGTCCACGAACACCTCGGCGCCCGGCGGCTCGGTGGTGACGCGCACCAGGGCCACCTTGGGCCGCAGCCGCTCCAGGGCCCGGTCCACCTCGGCCGCGTCGGCCGCGGGCAGGGCCTCCTGGGTGAGATCGTTGTAGTAGCGGTAGGCCTCGTTGTAGCGGCCCAGCGCCTCGTAGCAGCGCGCGATGTTGTAGAGGACGTTGCGGTTGGGCACCAGGCGGTAGCTGGTGAAGTAGGAGCGCAGCGCCTCGACGTACTGGCGCCGGGCATACGCCTGGTTGCCCACCTCGAAGCTCACATCCGCTTCATCCGCGGTGTTGCTGGCCCGCACGGCCGCTGGCACGAGCAGCAGCGACAGCAGGAGGCCCAGACGAAGCACATGCATGATCGCCCCCATTCTTTCACGCGGGCGTACCCCGTCCACCTGTCAGCGTGACAGGGCGGCGCCCAGGGCGCGGGCCGCGGCCTCCAACTCCTCCTCCGGGCGTGCCTCGGCGGGGAGCGCGTCGAAGGCGCCCCTTCCCCACAGCCGCCGGGGGGTGTCCCGGTAGCGTGGCACCAGGTGCAGGTGGAAGTGACGCAGCACGTCACCGATGGCGAACGCATAGGCGTGCTCGGCGCCAAGCACCTCGCGCTGGGCGCGCATCACCCGCGCGGCCCAGGCGCCCAGCTCCCGTGCTTCCTCCTCCTCCAGCTCATAGAGGGCGCGCGCGTGCCGCTCGCTCGTGAGCACCACCCAGCCGGGCAGGGGGCTCGGGGAGGCCACGCCATGGAGCACCAGCCCCGGTGGGCGGGCAATCACCCCTCCCACGGGCCGGACACTCCCGTTCACGAGGGCACAGCCCAGGCACGGGTCATTCACGTCCACGTCACTCATGGTCCCTCACGCTACCAGTGCCCGCCCGGGAGCGGGGATGGCCCCTGGGGGCGCGCCAACTTGACGCAGGAGGGGCCTGGGTCGGAGACTGCCGGGCCGCCGCCACGCGCGGAGAACATTTCAAGCCAAGCAGCCAAGGTGGGACGATGAAGAAGCATTGGGCATTCGTGTTGCCGCTCCTCGTGTTGGGTTGCGGTCCAGAGGACTCGAACGGGGATGGGATCGCCGACGGCATCCTCAAGCCGGATTCCGTGTCGGTGGTGGCTCCGGCCACGCCCAAGGGCACCGTCTCCGGCCAGGTGCTCGACACCCGCCTGGCGCCCCTCTCGGGCGCGGAAGTGAAACTGCTCATCGGCAGTGATGCGTCGGGTCAGTTCACCACCCAGACGGACGCCGCGGGCAACTTCATGTTCTCCAACGTGCCGGCGGGCTCCTCGGTCCTGGTGACCGCGAGCAAGGGCGGCTACGCCACGTTGCGCGCCAGCGCCCAGGTGCCCTCCAGCGCGGGCAACATCCCCATCAACAATGGCAACGCCAGCCTGGGCGCCATCCTGCTCGCCGAGACCGGCAGCAGTGTGAGCTTCACGCTGCTCACGCCCTCGGGCCACCCCGCGGCCAACGCCCGGGCGTACCTGGAGGCCACCCCCGCCGGCGCGCTCGCCTTCAACACCACCGATGCCACCGCCACCAGCTCGGTGATCGCCACCCCCGTCGTGGCCAATGAGATGGGCATCGTCACGTTCACCAACGTGCCCGCCCCCGCGGAGCTGGCGCGCATCGGTGGCGTGGAAGCCGCCGCGGGCGGCTACCGGCTCTTCGTGGATCCGGTGGACATCAACGGCGACGGCATCATCGACGCGGCCGGCTACGACAATAAGTTCGACGCCTCGACCCTGTTGACCACGGGCAGCTCGCAGCTCGTGCGCCTGGCCCTGCCCAACAACGGTACGGCCGGTACCTTCGGCCTGACGGCCACCAACCTCGCCAGCCTCCAGTCCGCCGACAAGCGGCCCTCGCGCAACCTGCTGCGCGACGGCGAGCCCATCTTCCTCGCCTTCAACCAGCCCGTGGCCCGCGACTCGCTCCTCGCCATCCTCACCGATGAGGCTGGCCGGGAGCAGATCGACGTCACGGTGACGCCCAACGCCACCGGGGATGTGTACTCGCTCACGCCCGCGGCCGGCCGCGTTCTCGAGGGCCAGGAGTACAACCTCATCGTGCGTGCCACCTCGGCCTACTCGGGCGCGGTGTTCTCCAAGAAGGGCTTCTTCGTGCGCGGCGACGTGAAGAGCCCGCGCCCGCTGTCGCTCGTGTCCGTCACGTTCAAGGACAACAACGTCACGGGCAACACCACGGGCGTGCTGGACGCGGGCGAGTGCGTCATCCTCACCTTCAACCAGACGGTGGTGCCCACCACCACCCTCCTCGAGGTCACGCTCTCGGGAGGCCCGGAGGTGCTGAACTTCAAGACCGTGGCGCCGGCCCCGTACCCCGCGCCCGCGACCAATCCCTGCTTCACCGGGGAGAGCACGAAGTTCCCCATCGAGCCGGGTTTCGACGCCACCACCCGATTCTACTTCGCCTACGGTGCGGCCGGGACGGCGGGTCCCCCGTCCATCAACCCGACCACCACCACGGCCAATGTCCGCATGGAGTTCACCAAGTTCCAGCCGCTGGATCTGTCCAGCTACTACGAGACGGCGTGGGGGTCCCCGGTGGCCGCCACGACGATCCTCGAGAAGCAGATGGCCCGGCCGTAGTCCCGCGGTCCCATGCTCCAGGCCGGAGTGCGAGGCCTGGGGCGCCCAAGTCATCATCGGCGTGAGCCAACTGTTGGCACCTGGACAGGAGCGCGGGGGGAAAGCCCGCGCTCCCCCCGGATGCCACGAGCGCATCCAGGGAGCCGTGCATAGCATGGTGGGCGTTTCCACCTCGCACGAGGGCTCCGCGCCATGACCGTACCGCTCACGCACACCCTCGATCGCAGGACGAAGGATGCCGCCGAGCCGGCGCGTGCCACCGAGCGCAGGCGCGTGCTCGTGGTCGACGACTTCGATGACGCCCGCGAGATGTACGCGGAATATCTGGAATTCGTGGGATTCCAGGTGGACGTGGCCCGCAACGGCGTCGAGGCGGTGGAGAAGGCCCAGGGCGCTCCTCCCGACATCATCCTCATGGACCTGTCCCTGCCGGTGATGGATGGCTGGGAGGCCACGCGCCGGCTCAAGCAGGATCAGCGCACGCGGAACATTCCCGTCATGGCGCTCAGCGGCCACGTGCTGGCGGGCAACGCCGAGCAGGCGCGGCAGGCGGGCGCGGACGAGTTCGTCGCCAAGCCGTGTCTCCCGCAGGACCTGGAGGATCGCATCCGCCGGATGCTCAAGCCGGACAAGTCCAAGACGAGCCCCTGAGTCGATCGGCTGTTCCCTCGTGTCTCTTCCCGGGGAGGCGCCGTGGACCTCCTGCCATCGCCGCGCGTGGATGCCGACGGGTGGACTCCCCCCGAGGCCTTCGACGAATACCGCCTGGTGCGCCCCCTGGGCCGTGGGGCCATGGGCCACGTGTATCTGGCCCATGACACCCTGCTCGACCGGCCCGTGGCGGTGAAGTTCGTGCGCGCGCTCGGCCCCGGCGCGCTCAGCCGCTTCCTCGTGGAGGCCCGCGCCGCCGCCCGCCTGCAGCACCCCAATGTCGTCACCCTCTACCGGGTAGGGCAATGGGAGAACCACCCCTACCTCATCTCGGAATTCGTCCGGGGCACGTCCTTGGATCGCCTGCCCCGGCCGCTGCCCTGGGAGCGCGTGCGGGCGATCGGGAGGGATCTGGCGCGGGGGCTGGGCGCGGCGCACCGGCGGGGCGTGCTGCACCGCGACATCAAACCGGGAAATGCCCTGCTCACGGAAACGGGGGAGGTGAAGCTCTTGGACTTCGGGCTGGCCAAGCTCCTGGACGAGGGCGCGCCGCCCCGGGAAGAGCCTCCCGCGCAGGGGGGCGAGGACCCGGAGCGGGTGGCGGGCCCGCTCGATGGGGTGACCCTGCCGTCCCTGCCCGAGGGGATGCGGGTGGGCACGCCCTACTTCATGTCCCCGGAAGCCTGGGCGGGTGATGCGCTCACGGCCCGCAGTGACGTGTACTCCCTGGGGCTGCTGCTCTACGAGCTGTGCGCGGGGCAGGGGCCCTTCCGGCATGTGCCTCCCCGGGAGTTGTGCCTGGCGGTGTGCTCGCGTGACGCGCGCCCCCTGGCCGAGGCCGTACCGGGAGTGGATCCCGACTTCGCGGCGGTGGTGGACAAGTGCCTGCGCCTGGTGCCCGAGGAGCGCTTCGCCTCGGCGGTGTCGCTCCTGGACGCGTTCGGCCACCTGACGCGGGACGAGCGGGCGGACGCCCTGCCCGAGGGCAATCCCTACCGGGGCCTGCAACCCTTCGAGGCCGAGCACCGCGCGCTCTTCTTTGGCCGGCAGCGCGAGCAGCGCGAGGTGCTGGAGCGGCTGCGCTCCGAGCCCTTCCTGCTCATCACCGGAGACTCGGGCGTGGGCAAGTCGTCCCTATGTCTGGCCGGTGTGCTGCCCCGCATGGCCGACGGCGCGTTGGAGGACGGGCGGCGCTGGCGCGGCGTGCGGCTCATTCCCGGCCGACGTCCCGTCATCGCGCTCGCCGCCGCCATCGCCCCCGCGCTGGGCATGGACGAGGACGGGCTCGCCAACCTGCTGCGCGCGGACCCCACGGGCCTCGCGCGCCAGTTGAGGGCCCGGCTGCGCGCGGACGAGGGCTTGCTCCTCTATGTGGACCAGCTGGAGGAACTGGTGACGCTCGCGGGGGACGCCCAGGCCGCCCAGGTGGGGATCGCGCTCGGGGAGATCGCCGCGGGTGTGTCCGGTGTGCGCTTGCTGTCCACGAGCCGCAGCGACTTCCTCACCCGGCTCACCGCAGTGCCAGGCCTGGGCGCGGCCGTGCCCGGGGCGCTCTATCTGCTGCGCGCGTTGGGGCCCGAGGAGAGCCACGAGGCGGTGGTGGGCCCGGCGCGGGCCAAGGGCGTGCGCTTCGAGTCCGAGGCCCTGGTGGACACGCTCGTGGCCTCCATCTCCGCGACGGAAGGAGGGCTGCCGCTGCTGCAATTCGCGCTCGCGGAGCTGTGGGAGGCGCGCGACGAGGCGCGGGGCGTCATCACCCAGGCGGCGTTGGACGGACTGGGAGGGGTGGCGGGCGCGCTGGCCCGGCACGCGGACGCGGCCGTGGCGCGCCTGTTGCCGGATCAACGGGCGGTGGCGCGTGGTGTGCTCCTGCGCCTCATCACGCCCGAGGGCACCCGGGCCCGCAGGACGGATGGCGAGCTGGTGGGGGAGGATCCCCGTCAACGCGCGGTGCTGGAGGCCCTGGTGCGCGCGCGCCTGCTCGTGGCGCACGAGGTGGATGGCGGCACCTGCTACGAGGTGGCCCACGAGGTGCTGCTCGACGGGTGGGGCACGCTCGCGCACTGGCTCGCCGAGGCCGCCGAGCGCCGCGAGGTCCAGGCGCGGTTGCAGGCGGCCTCCGCCCATTGGGAGCAGGTGGGAGGCGAGCGGGAATTGCTCTGGGGCTCACGGCAGCTCGCCGAGGCGCGCCTGCTCGAGCCCGCGGAGCTCACCCTCCGCGAGCGGGCCTTCCTGGAGGCCTCGCGCCGCACCCTGGTCCGCAGCCGGCGTCTGCGGCACGCGCTCGCCGTGGGCTTCGTGTTGTCGCTCGTGCTCGTGTACGGGGGCCTGCGGCTGCACGAGGAGGCGGGGCGGGACGCGGTGGTCCGCGACTGGCTCGCCGAGGCCGCCCTGTCCATGCGGGCCGCCCGGAACGAGCGGAATGTCTTCGTGCGAGCGCGCGAGGAGGCCTTCCACCACTACGACGCGGGGCGCATGGCGAGCGGAGACGCGGCATGGGCACGCGCTGTCACGGCCGAGGTCTCGCTCCACCGGCTCCTGGGCGAGGTGGGCGATCACCTGGAGCATGCCCTGGTGTTGGACCCCCTGCGCTTGGAGGTTCGCGAGGCCCTCGCCGACTTCCTCCTCGAGCGCGCCTTCCATGCCGAGCAGGCCTTGGAGACGGGGGAGTTGCCCGCGCTGCTGCACCGGTTGCGGCTGTACGACACGGGCGGCGAGCGCTGGCGGCGATGGACTCGGCCCGCGCGCGTCACACTCACCGTTCCCGGAGCGCTGGAGCGGGTGGAACTGCGGCCCGTGTCGCGCGACGGGGCGGGCCGCGAGGTGTTGGGGGCGCCCGTGCCCGTGGCGGGAGGGCCCTGGGTGGACAGGGAGGTGTCGCCGGGGGATTGGCGGCTCACGGTCTTCACCTCGGGCCACGAGCCCGTGCGCCTTCCCCTGCGCCTGCGGAGGGGCGAGCACCGGCGGCTGGGGCTCACGCCGATGCGCGCGGGCTCGCTTCCCCAGGGATGGGTATATGTCCCGGTGGGGCGGGTGCTCTTTGGCAGCGCGGCGGACGCGAGCGTGCGGAGCTTCTTCAACGCGCTCCCGCTGCACGAGCGGCGGACGGGCCCTTTCCTCATCGCCCGCCACGAGACGACCTACGCGGAGTGGATGGACTATCTCGCCGACCTGCCCAGACGCGAGCGCGAGCGGCGCCTGCCGCGCACGAGCACGCCCTACCACGGCATGCTCCAGCTGGAGCGCGAGGGGAGCACCTGGCGCCTGCGCTTCCAACCCGGCGGCGAGCCCTACACGGTGCGCGCTGGCGAGCGGCTGACGTATGCCCGGCGCGAGCGGCGCGGCTCCCAGGACTGGCTGCGCTTTCCCGTCACCGGCATCTCCTTCGAGGATGCGGAGGCGTACACGGCGTGGTTGGACCGGACGGGGCGGGTGCCCGGAGCGCGGTTGTGCACGGAGCTGGAGTGGGAGCGCGCCGCGCGAGGCGAGGATGGGCGCGAGTACCCCCATGGAGACGCGCTCGGTCCGGACGACGCCAACGTGGACCTGACGTATGGCAAGGAGCCCGGGGGCTTCGGTCCGGACGAGGTGGGCAGCCACCCGGCGTCGCGCAGTCCATTTGGCGTGGAGGACATGGCGGGCAACGCGTGGGAGTGGACGCGCTCGGCGGTGGAGCCCGGGAGGGTGGTGGCGCGCGGGGGGGCGTACTACTTCGCCTCCGCCTCGGCGCGCGTGGCCAACCGCGAGCTGCCCGAGCGCACCCTGCGCGACATCACCGTGGGCCTGCGCGTGTGCGCCGACGTGCCCCGGTGATGCGCGGCTTCACTTCCCGGACGGTGGGACGAAGCGAATGCCCGGCAGGCCCGCCACGGGGGCCTCGAAGGCGAACAGGTTGCCCTCCTCGGGCCGCTGCCGCCTCTCCGCCTCGCTCAGCGTGTGGTTGGCCGAGGTGACATAGATGGTTTTCAGATCCTCGCCGCCGAACGCGGGCTTGGTGGGGTTCCGCACCGGCATGCGCACCTCGCGCTCCACGCGACCCGTGGGGTCGAAGCGGACGACCTTGCCGGCGCCGTGGATGGCGCACCACAGGAAGCCTTCCGAGTCCACGCTGGCTCCGTCCGGGCCCGAGCCCTCCTCGACGCGGGCGAAGACGCGCTCGTTGAGGGGCAGGCCCAGGTGCGGGTCATAGTCGGCGGCCCAGATGGTCTTGCGGGGCGTGTCGCCGAAGTACAGGGTGCGGCCATCCGGGCTCCATGCCAGCGCATTGGCGATCTGGACGGGCCTCGTTCCCGCGTGCCACTTCCCCTCGCCGTCGTAGCGCCAGAAGGGGGCCTCGCGCGGAGCCGGGCTCGCGTCTCCGGGCTCCAGGGGCTCGTACATGGGGCCGATCCAGAAGCGGCCCTGCCGGTCCAATGCGCCATCGTTGAAGACGAAGCGGCGGGGATCGAACGGGGGCGGCGCGAGGAAGCGCAGGGAGCCATCGTCGAAGGTGAAGTCGAACAGCCCGGTGCGCAGCGCCACCACGGCCCCGGTCCGCGTCAGGGCATAGGAGCCGAGAGACGCGGGCATCTTCCAGGAGGTGTCCTGGCCCGTCCTCGGATCGAAGGCATGCAGCGCGGGCTCGCGCAGGCACAGCCAGAACAGCCGTCCGGAGTCCGCGTCCCAGACGGGATTCTCACCATTGAGGGACTGGGCCTTCAGGACACATCGCACCGGACTCGTCGTGCTCATCGCCCGCCGTTATGCCGGGCGCGGGTGGGCATGCCCATCACCATGCACGGGAGCACGCCGTCTCCATCGTCTGGCCGACAGTGGTGGCGGCGGGAATCGGACCTCAAAACAGACGGTCCGCGAGGTACCACAGCAAGGCCGTCCCGAGGCTGCACGGGATGACGAGGCTTCCCGTATCCAGGGAGGAGATCATCACCCCGCCGCTTCCCGTGGGGAGCAGCAGGATACCGGCCGCCACCAGCCACGTGACACCGAGGATGAACGCCCGCCGCAGGGGCCGCTCCCGCGGGGGCAGGCGCCGCAGGACCCGCTCCCGGAATCCATCGTCGGAGGGCTCGGACGGCAATTGCCGCTCGAGCAGCGTGTCGAGCCAGACCTCGTCATCGCGGCCGTTCATGGGGTCTCCTCGAGTTGCCGGCGCAGCTTCTCCTTCGCGCGCGCGACGTGGGTCTTGAGCGTGCCCAGGGGACAGTCGAGAACGACCGCTGCTTCCTCATGGGTCAACTCGTTGACGTAGGTGAGCACGAGCGCGGCCCGCTCGCGGGGCTTGAGCGACGCGAGCGCCCGCTCCAGATCGTAGCGCTCCAGGAGCAGGTCCGGGAGGGCGGCTTCCTCGGAGTCTCCGGCCTCCAGCGCGGGAGGCTCCAGGGGAACATCGCGGCTGCCTCGGTCGCGGCTGAAGAACACGTTGCAGGCGATGCGGTAGAGCCAGGATGAGAACTTCGCTCCGCCGCGATACCCACGCAGCCCCCGGTAGGCGCGCAGGAAGGTTTCCTGCGCGAGATCATCCGCCCACGCCAGGTCTCCTCCCGTCAGCCGGCGCAGCAGGCCGCGCACCGCGGACTGATGTCGTGCCACCAGCTCGCCGAAGGCACGCCGATCGTCACGCAGCAGCACCCGGGAGATGAGCTCGGCGTCCGAGGTCTCGTCAGGAGGAGAGGACATGGGGCGCGGGGACTACGGCTGGGGCTCTGGCCGGAGCGCGGACGACAGGGGGCCTCTTCCGCCCTGCAAGCGCCAGACGAGCAGGTGTCCCAACCCGATGAGGAAGAGCGTCAGCCCAGCGCCCCAGGCCCCCTCTGTGTCGGGGAGGGCCGCCAGGAAGACCGTCAGCCCCAGTCCCGCGGCGGACAGGATGATCCCCCTCCGCAGATCCGAGGGCTTGCGCGGGGGCGGAGCGAGCAGCCCCGGGGGGAGTTCCACTCCCTTCTCCACCATCATGCGCACCGTCTCGTGGATCATGCGCATCCTGCGGTAGCTGGCGTACAGCCAGGCCAGGAAGGCCGTCGCCATACAGCCGAAGAGGGAGACGCAGATGAGGACAGGGGTGGGATCGAACGGACTTCCGGCTTGCCGCTCCTCGCGCTGCTGGAGCAACTGGAAGAGTTGCTCCCGTGTGAGCCTCCCTTCCGGGTCGATCCGCCGCACCTCCGACTCCAACTGCTGGCTCTGAGCCACTGAGGGGGCGGGAGGAGGCTCGGGGACCTCGGGAGGAGGGGCGGACTCGGCCCGCCCTCCCACGGCCAGGGCGGCCAGGATGCACACGGTGAGTAGCTGTTTCTTCATGAAGGACTCCTTCCGTCGTTTTCTGGGCGGTAGGACTCCCGGACCCGGCACCTTGGATTCAGCCCCTGTTTTTTCTCCGCCCGTCCCCGTTTTGTCGAGAGCCACGCGCGAACCGCGGATTCACCGCGATCGTCCGCTTGCCATGGCCCGAGGCTGGCTTCTCGGTGTCTCCGTGCCCGTGGAGGTCGGGGACGCCAAGGCCGATGGTGTCTTTCTCGAAGGGAACAAGTCCATGCACAAGGAGAGGTGTCTCTCTTTGCTCCTGGCGGGGGTTGCGTCCTTCGTGGGAGGCTGCCAGCCCGAGGCGTCCACCCAGGATGCTCCGGAGACCCACACGGCCCGGCTCGAGGGCGCGGTGGGGTGCTGGAGCGCCTATCCTCCATGACCACGGGCTGCCTCGGTCACACGGCGACGCTGCTCGACTCAGGGCAGGTGCTGGCGACGGGCGGCTACCACTTCGATGCCCTGCGGGAGTCCGCTTCTGGCCCTCGCGGCGCGGCGTACCTGTACGACCCGGCCGCGAAGTCCTTTACCCCGGTGAGCCCCATGGCGAAGGCGCGCATGGGCCACATGGCCCTCCGACTCTACTCGGGCCATGTGCTGCTCTTCGGTGGCACGGCGGATGACAACGACGCCTCGTACTGGAGCGTCCCCGGAAGCGGATGAGGCTCGGGTAGACCTCGAGGACTCCTGCACCGCTCCGACCGGGGCAGTCAGTACGCCAGGGCGGACTATCGACAGGCGTTGGCTGCTCGCGGCATCGAGTGCCGCATGTCACCCATGAGCAACTGCTGGGACAACGCCGTGGTGCAGAGCCTCTTCAGCAGTGTGGCGTAGCGGGGAGAGGGTTTGCCAGCGGGACTGAGTTGAAGACTCCGTTCATGAGAGACGTTTCACAACGCCTCGCAAGGCTGACTGCCGAGCGACAGTTCAACCGACGGGCTTTTTCTCGGAACTAACGGTTTGTCGATGGCGGGTTGGTGAATGCGTTGGTTTCTAACGCCTTCGGCGGACAGGATCCAGGCCATATGGGTCTGGCGCGGGCGTCACTCAACTGTATGGGAGCGACATGGGACGTCGATGCCGTGAATGGATGAGGATGTTGTTCTTGCTCGGACTCTTGGGATGGATGACGGCCTGCCAGGAGCCTTCGGATTCGCGCTTGGTGGAGGCCCGGACGGCATTCGACTCAGCGACGAAGCTTGAGAAGGAAGGCAAGTACACAGAAGCCCTCATCCAGGCTCATCATGCACTCACACTCCGGGAAGCCATATTTGGACGCGAGCATCGGGAGGTCTCCAGTACGCTGAGCCTGGCGGGGAATCTCCATCGGAGGAAAGGGGAAATGACCCAGGCCGAACCCCTCCTGCAACGCGCGCTCGCCATCCAGGAGACGGCCCCTGGCGACAATCGTCTCGCCAGGGCCTCCACGCTCAGCGCGCTCGCCGGCGTCCACTGGGCGCGAGGATTGTACGGCCAAGCTGAATCATTATCAGTGCGAGCACTTGCTCTTCGTGAGGAGGCCTTAGGAAAGGACCATCCCGATGTCGCCGCCTCGCTCAACAACCTCGCCGCCATCTACTTCACGCAGAAATTGTACGATGAGGCCGAACCTCTCATGCAGCGCGCACTCACGCTCTATGAGGCCAATCTCGGGAAAACACATATCAAAGTCGCGGACTCGCTCAACAACCTCGCGGGCCTCTACTTCGAGCAGGGATTGTACGGACGAGTCGAACCCCTCATGCAGCGCGTGCTCGACATCAGGGAGACGGTCTTGGGCAAGACCCATCCAGATGTCGCCGTCTCGCTCAACAACCTCGCCATGCTTTATTCGCGCCAGGGACTGTACATCCAGGCGGAGTCGCTCTTCCTGCGTGCGATCGATATCGAGGAGGCCGTTCTCGGCAAGACCCATCCCGAGGTCGCCACGCTGCTCAACAACCTCGCAAACCTCTACGCGAAACGGATGATGTACGACCGGGCTGTTCCCCTCTCCCAGCGCGCGCTCGACATCCGAGAGGTCGCCCTGGACAAGGCCCATCCCAATGTCGCGGACTCGCTCAACGACCTCGCCTCCCTCTACCGGGAGCAAGGATTGTACGAGCAGGCCGAGCCCCTCTTCCAGCGCGCGCTCAACATCGGTGAGAATGGCCTCGACAAGACGCACACGCGAGTCGCTACCTCGGTCGGCAATCTCGCTTCCCTCTACCTCGATCTGGGTCGATACGAGCAGGCCGAGCCCCTCTTCCAGCGCGCGCTTTCTCTCATGGAGTCCACGCTGGGCAAGGAGCATCCCGACATCGCCTTACTCCTCGGCGATTTCGCTCAGCTCCGCATGGCCCAGAATCGCCTTGAGGAGGCCGTACCGCTCTATACGCGCGCCTTCGCGATCTCCGAACAGCGTCTGCGGCAGGAGGCGCTCGACTTCTCCGAATCGCGTCTGTCCGGTTTCCTCCGCCACCTGCGGAGCGCCGAGGAAACGCTCTACGCCTTGTTGCGTACGCATCCCGAGAACGCCCAGGTACGACGATTGGCATTGAGCGCGGCCCTCCTTCTCAAGGGCCGCTCCGTCGAGGAGACAGCGAGCATTTCTCA from Melittangium boletus DSM 14713 includes the following:
- a CDS encoding carboxypeptidase-like regulatory domain-containing protein, with translation MKKHWAFVLPLLVLGCGPEDSNGDGIADGILKPDSVSVVAPATPKGTVSGQVLDTRLAPLSGAEVKLLIGSDASGQFTTQTDAAGNFMFSNVPAGSSVLVTASKGGYATLRASAQVPSSAGNIPINNGNASLGAILLAETGSSVSFTLLTPSGHPAANARAYLEATPAGALAFNTTDATATSSVIATPVVANEMGIVTFTNVPAPAELARIGGVEAAAGGYRLFVDPVDINGDGIIDAAGYDNKFDASTLLTTGSSQLVRLALPNNGTAGTFGLTATNLASLQSADKRPSRNLLRDGEPIFLAFNQPVARDSLLAILTDEAGREQIDVTVTPNATGDVYSLTPAAGRVLEGQEYNLIVRATSAYSGAVFSKKGFFVRGDVKSPRPLSLVSVTFKDNNVTGNTTGVLDAGECVILTFNQTVVPTTTLLEVTLSGGPEVLNFKTVAPAPYPAPATNPCFTGESTKFPIEPGFDATTRFYFAYGAAGTAGPPSINPTTTTANVRMEFTKFQPLDLSSYYETAWGSPVAATTILEKQMARP
- a CDS encoding HIT family protein, which produces MSDVDVNDPCLGCALVNGSVRPVGGVIARPPGLVLHGVASPSPLPGWVVLTSERHARALYELEEEEARELGAWAARVMRAQREVLGAEHAYAFAIGDVLRHFHLHLVPRYRDTPRRLWGRGAFDALPAEARPEEELEAAARALGAALSR
- a CDS encoding RNA polymerase sigma factor, yielding MSSPPDETSDAELISRVLLRDDRRAFGELVARHQSAVRGLLRRLTGGDLAWADDLAQETFLRAYRGLRGYRGGAKFSSWLYRIACNVFFSRDRGSRDVPLEPPALEAGDSEEAALPDLLLERYDLERALASLKPRERAALVLTYVNELTHEEAAVVLDCPLGTLKTHVARAKEKLRRQLEETP
- a CDS encoding SMP-30/gluconolactonase/LRE family protein codes for the protein MSTTSPVRCVLKAQSLNGENPVWDADSGRLFWLCLREPALHAFDPRTGQDTSWKMPASLGSYALTRTGAVVALRTGLFDFTFDDGSLRFLAPPPFDPRRFVFNDGALDRQGRFWIGPMYEPLEPGDASPAPREAPFWRYDGEGKWHAGTRPVQIANALAWSPDGRTLYFGDTPRKTIWAADYDPHLGLPLNERVFARVEEGSGPDGASVDSEGFLWCAIHGAGKVVRFDPTGRVEREVRMPVRNPTKPAFGGEDLKTIYVTSANHTLSEAERRQRPEEGNLFAFEAPVAGLPGIRFVPPSGK
- a CDS encoding response regulator, encoding MTVPLTHTLDRRTKDAAEPARATERRRVLVVDDFDDAREMYAEYLEFVGFQVDVARNGVEAVEKAQGAPPDIILMDLSLPVMDGWEATRRLKQDQRTRNIPVMALSGHVLAGNAEQARQAGADEFVAKPCLPQDLEDRIRRMLKPDKSKTSP
- a CDS encoding bifunctional serine/threonine-protein kinase/formylglycine-generating enzyme family protein, whose product is MDLLPSPRVDADGWTPPEAFDEYRLVRPLGRGAMGHVYLAHDTLLDRPVAVKFVRALGPGALSRFLVEARAAARLQHPNVVTLYRVGQWENHPYLISEFVRGTSLDRLPRPLPWERVRAIGRDLARGLGAAHRRGVLHRDIKPGNALLTETGEVKLLDFGLAKLLDEGAPPREEPPAQGGEDPERVAGPLDGVTLPSLPEGMRVGTPYFMSPEAWAGDALTARSDVYSLGLLLYELCAGQGPFRHVPPRELCLAVCSRDARPLAEAVPGVDPDFAAVVDKCLRLVPEERFASAVSLLDAFGHLTRDERADALPEGNPYRGLQPFEAEHRALFFGRQREQREVLERLRSEPFLLITGDSGVGKSSLCLAGVLPRMADGALEDGRRWRGVRLIPGRRPVIALAAAIAPALGMDEDGLANLLRADPTGLARQLRARLRADEGLLLYVDQLEELVTLAGDAQAAQVGIALGEIAAGVSGVRLLSTSRSDFLTRLTAVPGLGAAVPGALYLLRALGPEESHEAVVGPARAKGVRFESEALVDTLVASISATEGGLPLLQFALAELWEARDEARGVITQAALDGLGGVAGALARHADAAVARLLPDQRAVARGVLLRLITPEGTRARRTDGELVGEDPRQRAVLEALVRARLLVAHEVDGGTCYEVAHEVLLDGWGTLAHWLAEAAERREVQARLQAASAHWEQVGGERELLWGSRQLAEARLLEPAELTLRERAFLEASRRTLVRSRRLRHALAVGFVLSLVLVYGGLRLHEEAGRDAVVRDWLAEAALSMRAARNERNVFVRAREEAFHHYDAGRMASGDAAWARAVTAEVSLHRLLGEVGDHLEHALVLDPLRLEVREALADFLLERAFHAEQALETGELPALLHRLRLYDTGGERWRRWTRPARVTLTVPGALERVELRPVSRDGAGREVLGAPVPVAGGPWVDREVSPGDWRLTVFTSGHEPVRLPLRLRRGEHRRLGLTPMRAGSLPQGWVYVPVGRVLFGSAADASVRSFFNALPLHERRTGPFLIARHETTYAEWMDYLADLPRRERERRLPRTSTPYHGMLQLEREGSTWRLRFQPGGEPYTVRAGERLTYARRERRGSQDWLRFPVTGISFEDAEAYTAWLDRTGRVPGARLCTELEWERAARGEDGREYPHGDALGPDDANVDLTYGKEPGGFGPDEVGSHPASRSPFGVEDMAGNAWEWTRSAVEPGRVVARGGAYYFASASARVANRELPERTLRDITVGLRVCADVPR